The following proteins come from a genomic window of Planctomycetota bacterium:
- a CDS encoding TolC family protein, whose amino-acid sequence MTHRRPTHRLILAAAALTLSTVTGCVTVHEPFAFDALELGEPQREAAAENPRTMLEPISNRLDSPYLPENSKNGMLDTEAVEEIGNPALADVPEVALPLRECVQRAVINNLDVQVAGFDPAIEETRVIEADARFDPVAFAELQWQRNESESNFPTFGGGIGGAASTTKDETINVIGAVGVRQLLRSGGQMEFRFQETYTDTESTSPTALALGTFFQSDISLRLTQPLLRDFGRAVNEARIVINRNNQRISVLDFRASVEDIVSNVEETYWRLGQAVEEVEIAEELLQRTIDTATILYQRQDQDVTRVQIMQALAQVQSREAQLTDARRQVRDLSDQLKVLMNDPSLPVAGPTLVLPASEPTTQPLTFDFVDLIESGLLHRPELGQQQLRVSSAGIALGVAESNLLPRLDLVLSAGLLGLGEGADDAFDDIVEFENSQFGAGIQYEIPIGNREARAIYTRAHLQRQQAIVQYRSLIERITFEIKIAQRDIITSFTLIGSQRQSRLAAAEALRALEEREDTGEPRTPAFINTKLQAQADLANAQRAEAQAIADYNIAISGLEQAKGTLLRYNNILLDEMDGTAITGLREVKYPRQP is encoded by the coding sequence ATGACCCATCGCCGACCGACCCACCGCCTGATCCTTGCCGCCGCCGCACTGACCTTATCGACGGTCACGGGCTGCGTGACCGTCCATGAGCCGTTCGCGTTCGATGCGTTGGAGTTGGGCGAGCCCCAGCGTGAGGCCGCGGCCGAAAACCCCCGCACCATGCTCGAGCCGATCAGCAACCGGCTCGACAGCCCGTACCTCCCGGAGAACTCCAAAAACGGCATGCTCGACACCGAAGCCGTGGAGGAGATCGGTAATCCGGCTCTCGCGGATGTCCCCGAGGTCGCCCTTCCGTTGCGGGAGTGCGTCCAGCGGGCCGTGATCAACAACCTCGACGTGCAAGTGGCCGGCTTCGACCCGGCGATCGAGGAAACCCGAGTGATCGAAGCCGACGCGCGGTTCGACCCGGTGGCGTTCGCCGAACTGCAATGGCAACGCAACGAATCCGAGAGCAACTTCCCGACCTTCGGCGGTGGTATCGGCGGCGCGGCCTCCACGACCAAGGACGAAACCATCAACGTCATCGGTGCCGTCGGCGTCCGCCAACTACTCCGCTCGGGCGGACAGATGGAATTCCGTTTCCAGGAAACCTATACCGACACCGAGTCCACCAGCCCCACCGCCCTCGCGCTGGGCACGTTCTTCCAGTCCGACATCTCGCTGCGACTGACCCAACCCCTCCTCCGCGACTTTGGTCGGGCCGTCAACGAAGCACGCATCGTCATCAACCGCAACAACCAGCGGATCAGCGTGCTCGACTTCCGCGCCAGCGTCGAGGACATCGTCAGCAACGTCGAGGAAACCTATTGGCGGCTCGGACAAGCCGTTGAGGAAGTCGAGATCGCCGAGGAGCTTCTCCAACGCACCATCGACACGGCGACGATCCTCTACCAACGACAAGACCAAGACGTCACCCGTGTGCAGATCATGCAGGCGTTGGCGCAGGTGCAGAGCCGTGAGGCGCAGCTCACCGACGCCCGTCGCCAGGTCCGGGATTTGTCGGATCAGCTCAAGGTACTGATGAACGACCCGTCGTTGCCGGTCGCCGGACCGACGCTCGTACTCCCGGCGAGCGAACCAACGACCCAGCCCTTGACGTTCGACTTCGTCGATCTCATCGAGTCGGGCCTGTTGCACCGCCCCGAACTTGGCCAGCAACAGTTGCGGGTGAGTTCCGCAGGCATCGCGCTGGGTGTTGCCGAGAGCAACCTCTTGCCGCGGCTCGACCTGGTCCTCTCGGCCGGCCTGCTCGGTCTTGGCGAAGGTGCCGATGACGCCTTTGACGACATCGTCGAGTTCGAAAACTCTCAGTTCGGTGCCGGCATCCAGTACGAAATTCCGATCGGCAACCGCGAAGCCCGCGCGATTTACACCCGGGCCCACCTCCAGCGTCAGCAGGCCATCGTGCAGTACCGCTCGCTGATCGAGCGGATCACCTTCGAGATCAAGATCGCCCAACGCGACATCATCACGTCCTTCACGCTCATTGGCAGCCAGCGCCAAAGCCGACTCGCCGCCGCCGAAGCGTTGCGGGCACTCGAGGAACGCGAGGACACCGGCGAGCCTCGCACCCCGGCCTTCATCAACACCAAGCTCCAGGCCCAGGCCGATCTGGCCAACGCCCAGCGTGCCGAAGCTCAGGCGATCGCCGACTACAACATTGCCATCAGCGGCCTCGAACAAGCCAAGGGCACGTTGCTCCGTTACAACAACATTCTGCTCGACGAGATGGATGGAACAGCCATCACCGGGCTGCGTGAAGTGAAGTACCCACGCCAGCCGTGA
- a CDS encoding family 43 glycosylhydrolase — protein sequence MATIQNTTPRRDLNGNVIDCHDGCLEKIGDRYFLYGTRYGDTDGFTPANEYVCYSSPDLENWTYHGPLFTQKLGGVGYRPYVKQRPDGKIVLWFNWYATLWEGQYGVAIADKPEGPFTIVEPDAKVNGERPGDHSLFVDDDGTAYLIFTVIGEDHRVHIEKLTSDWTGSTGEMSERFKPHQEATAMFKRNGVYYATFGNTCCFCPQGAGVEVYRSESPLGPYEFVADINRDDEGNVIIPGQQTHMAQVGEQWMWLSDLWESRPDGIKGHDLQYWGPLEFDANGVLQRLRRVDEWNIDP from the coding sequence ATGGCCACGATCCAGAACACCACGCCCCGACGCGACCTGAACGGGAACGTCATCGACTGCCACGACGGATGCTTGGAGAAGATCGGCGACCGCTACTTCCTCTACGGCACGCGCTACGGCGACACCGATGGGTTCACGCCGGCGAACGAGTATGTCTGCTACAGCTCGCCTGACTTGGAGAACTGGACCTACCACGGCCCGCTCTTCACGCAAAAGCTCGGCGGCGTCGGGTACCGGCCTTACGTTAAGCAACGCCCCGACGGCAAAATCGTTCTCTGGTTCAACTGGTACGCGACGCTCTGGGAAGGTCAGTACGGCGTCGCGATCGCCGACAAGCCCGAAGGTCCCTTCACCATCGTCGAGCCCGACGCCAAGGTCAACGGCGAGCGTCCCGGCGACCATTCACTGTTCGTCGACGATGATGGCACCGCCTATCTGATCTTCACCGTCATCGGCGAAGACCACCGCGTACACATCGAGAAGCTCACGTCCGACTGGACGGGCTCGACCGGTGAGATGTCCGAACGCTTCAAGCCCCATCAGGAAGCGACCGCGATGTTCAAACGCAACGGCGTGTACTACGCCACCTTCGGCAACACCTGCTGCTTCTGCCCGCAAGGCGCCGGCGTCGAGGTGTACCGCAGCGAGTCGCCGCTGGGCCCGTACGAGTTCGTCGCCGATATCAACCGCGATGACGAGGGCAACGTGATCATCCCCGGCCAACAAACGCACATGGCGCAGGTCGGCGAGCAATGGATGTGGCTGAGCGACCTGTGGGAGAGCCGACCCGACGGCATCAAAGGCCACGATCTGCAATACTGGGGCCCGCTGGAGTTCGACGCCAACGGCGTCCTGCAGCGGCTGCGACGTGTGGATGAATGGAACATCGACCCGTGA
- a CDS encoding arabinose isomerase: MIKPFLRIGLFGIGLAAYWPQFAGLEDKLKSYLAITAERLQHDGVEIVNLGLIDTAEKALTAGHDFRRGDVDLIFLHVTTYALSHTVLPVVRRAGVPVVILNLQPDKAIDYAAFNALGDRTKMTGNWLAFCAACPVPEIANVFRRANIDFHQITGTLHANDPCWAEVDQWVNAARVRHTMEHNRLGLLGHYYNGMLDIYTDLTAQVAAFGGHMELIEMDELSALRDAVTDDATDAKVAEINDKFDIMDDVDPAEIKRAATTAVALDHLVEQRDLGSMAYFYHSVEGHPHEDVITSIILGTSLLTGRGVPVAGEYEVKNAQAMKILDTLGAGGSFTEYYAIDFNDDIVLMGHDGPGHIAIAQGKTKIKPLEVYHGKVGRGLSVEMAVKHGPVTLLSVIEAGGPNSKSGVALLVAEGESVEGPILEIGNTNSRYRFPISARKFVESWNAHGPAHHCAVGLGHHADTLDKLALLLGIPCHRVC, translated from the coding sequence ATGATCAAACCATTCCTTCGCATCGGACTCTTCGGCATCGGCCTCGCCGCGTACTGGCCGCAGTTCGCGGGGCTTGAGGACAAGCTCAAGTCGTACCTCGCAATCACCGCCGAGCGCCTGCAGCACGACGGCGTTGAGATCGTCAACCTCGGCCTCATCGACACCGCCGAGAAAGCGCTCACCGCCGGCCACGACTTCCGCCGGGGCGATGTCGACCTGATCTTCCTGCACGTCACGACCTACGCGCTCTCGCACACCGTGCTGCCGGTCGTCCGCCGAGCCGGCGTGCCGGTCGTCATTCTCAACCTGCAGCCCGACAAGGCGATCGACTACGCGGCGTTCAACGCACTCGGCGATCGCACGAAGATGACCGGCAACTGGCTGGCGTTCTGCGCCGCCTGCCCGGTGCCCGAGATCGCCAACGTCTTCCGCCGGGCCAACATCGACTTCCACCAGATCACCGGCACGCTCCACGCCAACGATCCGTGCTGGGCGGAGGTCGACCAATGGGTCAACGCCGCGCGGGTCCGCCACACGATGGAGCACAACCGCCTCGGTCTGCTCGGGCATTACTACAACGGCATGCTCGACATCTACACCGACCTGACCGCCCAGGTCGCCGCATTCGGCGGGCACATGGAGCTGATCGAGATGGACGAGCTGAGCGCCCTACGCGATGCCGTCACCGACGACGCAACCGACGCGAAGGTCGCGGAGATCAACGACAAGTTCGACATTATGGACGACGTCGATCCCGCCGAGATCAAGCGGGCCGCGACCACCGCCGTCGCGCTGGATCACCTCGTCGAGCAGCGCGACCTCGGCTCGATGGCGTACTTCTACCACTCCGTCGAGGGCCACCCGCACGAGGACGTGATCACCTCGATCATCCTCGGCACCAGCCTGCTCACCGGTCGCGGCGTCCCCGTCGCCGGCGAGTACGAAGTCAAGAACGCCCAGGCCATGAAGATCCTCGACACGCTCGGTGCCGGCGGGAGCTTCACCGAGTACTACGCGATCGATTTCAACGACGACATCGTTCTCATGGGCCACGACGGCCCAGGTCACATCGCGATCGCGCAGGGCAAGACCAAGATCAAGCCGTTGGAGGTGTACCACGGCAAGGTCGGCCGGGGCTTGAGCGTGGAGATGGCCGTCAAACACGGCCCGGTCACGCTGCTCTCGGTCATCGAAGCCGGTGGCCCCAACTCCAAGTCAGGGGTCGCGCTGCTCGTCGCCGAAGGCGAAAGCGTCGAGGGTCCGATCTTGGAGATCGGCAACACCAACAGCCGCTACCGCTTCCCGATCAGTGCCCGCAAGTTCGTCGAGTCCTGGAACGCCCACGGCCCCGCCCACCACTGCGCCGTCGGCCTGGGCCACCACGCCGACACGCTGGACAAGCTCGCGCTGCTCTTGGGCATTCCGTGCCACCGCGTCTGCTGA
- a CDS encoding pullulanase-associated domain-containing protein, producing the protein MFLISRLTCIVGLFVVLATPAWAEPRQPEAPEQVSVADVLDPADFDAEQLLVLHYHRPDGNYDGWNLWAWPDGGDGGSYPFDQVTEYGRYAVVPFDEIGRAGFIVRLREWEAKDVGNDRFVDLNGDGVTELFLVAGDPKVYGEAGEVDLTLRITAAFLDDLDRISLATTAALDAEQIDGLSVEGYGVREVVQTDRSATAGLVYDIVLDGEVAAADLDNLSVTVPGSDPLIVLARNALDHFAAPDAKLGSRHEPTATTFRVWSPVSESVNLLLYDKADGGFRTLPMEQVDNVWTLRVPGDHHGKQYRYQYTRYGETVAGPDINAYAATADS; encoded by the coding sequence ATGTTTTTGATTTCTCGCCTTACGTGCATCGTCGGTTTGTTCGTCGTCCTCGCGACCCCGGCATGGGCCGAGCCGAGGCAGCCCGAAGCGCCCGAGCAAGTCTCGGTGGCTGATGTGCTCGATCCGGCGGACTTCGACGCCGAGCAGTTGCTGGTGTTGCACTACCACCGTCCCGATGGCAACTACGACGGGTGGAATCTGTGGGCCTGGCCCGACGGCGGCGACGGGGGTTCGTACCCGTTCGACCAAGTCACCGAGTACGGCCGATACGCGGTCGTACCGTTCGACGAGATCGGCCGCGCCGGTTTCATTGTTCGCCTGCGGGAGTGGGAGGCTAAAGATGTCGGCAACGACCGCTTCGTCGACCTGAACGGCGACGGCGTGACCGAACTGTTCCTCGTGGCCGGCGACCCCAAGGTGTACGGCGAAGCTGGAGAAGTTGACTTGACCCTGCGCATCACCGCCGCCTTCCTCGACGACTTGGACCGCATCTCGCTGGCCACGACCGCCGCGCTCGACGCCGAGCAAATCGACGGGCTCAGCGTCGAGGGTTACGGCGTGCGTGAGGTCGTGCAGACCGACCGTTCGGCGACAGCGGGTTTGGTCTACGACATCGTGCTCGACGGCGAGGTTGCTGCGGCCGACTTGGACAACCTGAGCGTCACCGTGCCTGGCAGCGATCCGCTGATCGTGCTGGCACGGAACGCGCTCGATCACTTCGCCGCGCCCGACGCGAAGCTCGGCAGCCGACACGAGCCGACCGCCACGACCTTCCGCGTCTGGTCGCCGGTGAGCGAGTCGGTCAACCTGCTGCTCTATGACAAGGCCGACGGCGGCTTCCGCACGCTGCCTATGGAGCAGGTCGACAATGTCTGGACCCTCCGCGTCCCCGGCGACCATCACGGCAAGCAGTACCGCTACCAGTACACTCGCTACGGCGAGACCGTCGCCGGGCCGGACATTAACGCCTACGCCGCGACGGCCGACTC